In one window of Neofelis nebulosa isolate mNeoNeb1 chromosome 15, mNeoNeb1.pri, whole genome shotgun sequence DNA:
- the CCDC190 gene encoding coiled-coil domain-containing protein 190, whose amino-acid sequence MERHMVRGPLSKHFDLERKNARQADARLSQRLQRLAHVKLLTREQRQLQKELQRLREDIVKKKLSSDLRNGIQKRPEDVLVSSPPRGKKHGGPHTNNVRVLATNMTQEMYRTKSQMPLFHHAGFKDATKSKEQSLSQNYRASHFTAEKPQAQEEDFMSPPKGKDSNKGISILCQQQDVSINTLDQGPGCSPVCESGTAHMDETRPKDASLNPDPNAGKQSPLNPTECARNLKGESITPTFLELFAKVRNAHYLRHRVPPESERLLSIGEIFGHKESLQPRTGQECKNRGYNLSLNEQYKYTKKEGRDESSDNTLRGAHMLRMSSKI is encoded by the exons ATGGAGAGGCACATGGTCAGGGGGCCTCTGTCTAAGCACTTCGATTTGGAGAGGAAGAACGCCAGGCAGGCCGACGCCAGGCTCAGCCAAAGACTGCAGAGACTGGCCCACGTGAAGTTGCTGACCCGCGAGCAGAGACAGCTCCAGAAAGAACTGCAGAGGCTGCGGGAAG ATATTGTCAAGAAAAAGCTCTCCTCTGATTTGCGGAATGGAATTCAGAAGAGACCAGAAGACGTCCTTGTGTCCTCACCACCAAGAGGGAAGAAGCATGGAGGTCCACACACTAATAACGTTAG AGTGCTGGCCACCAACATGACCCAAGAAATGTACAGAACTAAGTCCCAGATGCCTCTTTTCCATCACGCTGGCTTCAAAGACGCCACGAAAAGCAAAGAGCAGTCGCTATCTCAAAATTATAGAGCTTCTCACTTCACAGCCGAGAAGCCACAAGCCCAAGAAGAAGATTTCATGAGCCCACCAAAAGGCAAAGACTCCAACAAGGGCATCTCTATTCTGTGTCAACAGCAAGACGTCTCCATCAACACCCTAGACCAAGGCCCTGGTTGCAGCCCAGTTTGTGAAAGTGGAACAGCACACATGGATGAGACCAGACCAAAGGATGCCAGCCTAAACCCAGACCCCAATGCTGGGAAACAAAGTCCCTTGAATCCCACGGAATGTGCAAGAAACTTGAAAGGCGAGTCCATCACACCTACCTTCTTAGAGCTGTTTGCTAAGGTCAGAAATGCCCACTACCTCCGGCACAGGGTCCCCCCGGAGTCTGAGAGATTGCTTAGCATTGGGGAGATATTCGGGCACAAGGAATCCTTACAGCCCAGAACAGGACAGGAGTGTAAGAACAGG ggATATAATCTCTCACTAAATGAGCAATACAAGTATACAAAAAAGGAGGGGAGAGATGAATCTTCTGACAACACTTTAAGGGGTGCGCATATGTTGCGGATGTCATCAAAAATATGA